One window of Methanomicrobia archaeon genomic DNA carries:
- a CDS encoding translation elongation factor-like protein, producing MAEKKLIGKITHYFSKIGVVVVELSDDISVGDRIRVEGATTSFEQVVESMEIDNTKVETATRGQAIGLKVKGTVRPHDAVYKILEAE from the coding sequence GTGGCTGAGAAGAAGCTAATAGGAAAAATTACACATTACTTCTCGAAGATAGGCGTGGTCGTGGTGGAACTGAGTGACGATATAAGTGTAGGGGATAGAATACGAGTAGAAGGGGCAACAACTTCGTTTGAGCAGGTGGTCGAGTCGATGGAGATAGATAACACTAAGGTGGAGACGGCTACTCGGGGGCAGGCAATCGGGCTGAAGGTGAAAGGTACGGTAAGGCCCCATGATGCCGTTTACAAAATACTAGAAGCGGAATGA
- a CDS encoding translation initiation factor IF-5A: MKELTEVRMLKEGKYVIIDDEPCTIMSITSSKPGKHGAAKARMEAIGVFDSQKRTAVHPVTTKIYVPIIERKTGQVLALMGETAQIMDLEDYSTIELKIPEDMQDRIEPGKEIPFLHYEGKYKIV; this comes from the coding sequence ATGAAGGAACTGACAGAGGTAAGGATGTTGAAGGAAGGTAAGTATGTTATCATAGATGACGAGCCATGCACGATCATGAGCATAACGAGTTCAAAGCCGGGTAAGCACGGAGCGGCAAAAGCGAGGATGGAAGCGATTGGCGTATTTGATTCGCAGAAGCGAACGGCAGTTCATCCGGTTACGACGAAGATCTATGTGCCAATCATAGAGCGAAAGACTGGCCAGGTGCTTGCGCTTATGGGGGAGACCGCGCAGATTATGGACCTGGAGGATTACTCGACAATTGAGCTAAAGATACCGGAGGACATGCAGGACCGGATTGAGCCTGGCAAGGAGATACCTTTTTTACATTATGAAGGCAAGTACAAGATAGTATAA